In Jannaschia sp. S6380, a single genomic region encodes these proteins:
- a CDS encoding GTP-binding protein: MAKAKFERTKPHVNIGTIGHVDHGKTTLTAAITKYFGDFR; this comes from the coding sequence ATGGCGAAGGCAAAGTTCGAACGCACGAAACCGCATGTGAACATCGGGACGATTGGTCATGTCGATCACGGCAAGACGACGCTGACGGCGGCGATCACGAAGTATTTCGGTGATTTCCG